One Neomonachus schauinslandi chromosome 9, ASM220157v2, whole genome shotgun sequence DNA segment encodes these proteins:
- the GEMIN2 gene encoding gem-associated protein 2 isoform X1, whose amino-acid sequence MRWVGLAGLKTMAWIPVESAVEELMPRLLPVEPCDLTESFDPSVPPRTPQEYLRRVQIEAAQCPDVVVAQIDPKKLKRKQSVNVSLSGCQPAPEGYSPTLQWQQQQVAQFSSVRQSVIRHRSHWKSQQLDSNVTMPKSEDEEGWKKFCLGERLCAEGAVGPATSEGPGIDYVQIGFPPLLSIVSRMNQATVTSVLEYLSNWFGERDFTPELGRWLYALLACLEKPLLPEAHSLIRQLARRCSEVRLLVDSKDDERVPALNLLICLVSRYFDQRDLADEPS is encoded by the exons ATGCGCTGGGTGGGACTGGCTGGATTAAAAACCATGGCGTGGATACCAGTGGAGTCTGCAGTAGAAGAGTTGATGCCCAGGCTGTTGCCAGTGGAGCCTTGCGACTTGACAGAAAGTTTTGATCCCTCCGTACCACCGAGGACGCCTCAGGAATACCTGAGGCGGGTCCA GATCGAAGCAGCTCAATGTCCAGATGTTGTGGTAGCTCAAATTgacccaaagaagttgaaaaggAAGCAAAGTGTGAATGTTTCT CTTTCAGGATGCCAACCTGCTCCTGAAGGATATTCTCCCACACTTCAGTGGCAACAACAACAAGTGGCACAGTTTTCATCTGTTCGACAG AGTGTGATCAGACATAGAAGTCACTGGAAGTCACAACAGTTAGACAGTAACGTGACCATG ccaaaATCTGAAGATGAAGAAGGCTGGAAAAAATTTTGTCTGGGTGAAAGGTTATGTGCTGAAGGGGCTGTTGGACCAGCTACAAGTGAAGGTCCTGGAATCGATTATGTGCAA attgGTTTTCCTCCCTTGCTTAGTATTGTTAGCAGAATGAATCAG GCAACAGTAACTAGTGTCTTGGAATATCTGAGTAATTGGTTTGGAGAAAGAGACTTTACTCCAGAATTG GGAAGGTGGCTTTATGCTTTATTGGCTTGTCTTGAAAAACCTTTATTACCTGAGGCTCATTCACTGATTCGGCAGCTTGCAAGAAGGTGCTCTGAAGTAAGGCTCTTAGTG gacaGCAAAGATGATGAGCGGGTTCCTGCTTTGAATTTATTAATCTGCCTGGTTAGCAG
- the GEMIN2 gene encoding gem-associated protein 2 isoform X2 — protein MRWVGLAGLKTMAWIPVESAVEELMPRLLPVEPCDLTESFDPSVPPRTPQEYLRRVQIEAAQCPDVVVAQIDPKKLKRKQSVNVSLSGCQPAPEGYSPTLQWQQQQVAQFSSVRQSVIRHRSHWKSQQLDSNVTMPKSEDEEGWKKFCLGERLCAEGAVGPATSEGPGIDYVQATVTSVLEYLSNWFGERDFTPELGRWLYALLACLEKPLLPEAHSLIRQLARRCSEVRLLVDSKDDERVPALNLLICLVSRYFDQRDLADEPS, from the exons ATGCGCTGGGTGGGACTGGCTGGATTAAAAACCATGGCGTGGATACCAGTGGAGTCTGCAGTAGAAGAGTTGATGCCCAGGCTGTTGCCAGTGGAGCCTTGCGACTTGACAGAAAGTTTTGATCCCTCCGTACCACCGAGGACGCCTCAGGAATACCTGAGGCGGGTCCA GATCGAAGCAGCTCAATGTCCAGATGTTGTGGTAGCTCAAATTgacccaaagaagttgaaaaggAAGCAAAGTGTGAATGTTTCT CTTTCAGGATGCCAACCTGCTCCTGAAGGATATTCTCCCACACTTCAGTGGCAACAACAACAAGTGGCACAGTTTTCATCTGTTCGACAG AGTGTGATCAGACATAGAAGTCACTGGAAGTCACAACAGTTAGACAGTAACGTGACCATG ccaaaATCTGAAGATGAAGAAGGCTGGAAAAAATTTTGTCTGGGTGAAAGGTTATGTGCTGAAGGGGCTGTTGGACCAGCTACAAGTGAAGGTCCTGGAATCGATTATGTGCAA GCAACAGTAACTAGTGTCTTGGAATATCTGAGTAATTGGTTTGGAGAAAGAGACTTTACTCCAGAATTG GGAAGGTGGCTTTATGCTTTATTGGCTTGTCTTGAAAAACCTTTATTACCTGAGGCTCATTCACTGATTCGGCAGCTTGCAAGAAGGTGCTCTGAAGTAAGGCTCTTAGTG gacaGCAAAGATGATGAGCGGGTTCCTGCTTTGAATTTATTAATCTGCCTGGTTAGCAG
- the GEMIN2 gene encoding gem-associated protein 2 isoform X3 produces the protein MRWVGLAGLKTMAWIPVESAVEELMPRLLPVEPCDLTESFDPSVPPRTPQEYLRRVQIEAAQCPDVVVAQIDPKKLKRKQSVNVSLSGCQPAPEGYSPTLQWQQQQVAQFSSVRQSVIRHRSHWKSQQLDSNVTMPKSEDEEGWKKFCLGERLCAEGAVGPATSEGPGIDYVQIGFPPLLSIVSRMNQATVTSVLEYLSNWFGERDFTPELQTLSFWRAKIISYALTGSFGASGKVALCFIGLS, from the exons ATGCGCTGGGTGGGACTGGCTGGATTAAAAACCATGGCGTGGATACCAGTGGAGTCTGCAGTAGAAGAGTTGATGCCCAGGCTGTTGCCAGTGGAGCCTTGCGACTTGACAGAAAGTTTTGATCCCTCCGTACCACCGAGGACGCCTCAGGAATACCTGAGGCGGGTCCA GATCGAAGCAGCTCAATGTCCAGATGTTGTGGTAGCTCAAATTgacccaaagaagttgaaaaggAAGCAAAGTGTGAATGTTTCT CTTTCAGGATGCCAACCTGCTCCTGAAGGATATTCTCCCACACTTCAGTGGCAACAACAACAAGTGGCACAGTTTTCATCTGTTCGACAG AGTGTGATCAGACATAGAAGTCACTGGAAGTCACAACAGTTAGACAGTAACGTGACCATG ccaaaATCTGAAGATGAAGAAGGCTGGAAAAAATTTTGTCTGGGTGAAAGGTTATGTGCTGAAGGGGCTGTTGGACCAGCTACAAGTGAAGGTCCTGGAATCGATTATGTGCAA attgGTTTTCCTCCCTTGCTTAGTATTGTTAGCAGAATGAATCAG GCAACAGTAACTAGTGTCTTGGAATATCTGAGTAATTGGTTTGGAGAAAGAGACTTTACTCCAGAATTG CAGACCCTAAGTTTCTGGCGGGCAAAGATTATATCTTATGCTTTGACAGGGAGCTTTGGAGCTTCAG GGAAGGTGGCTTTATGCTTTATTGGCTTGTCTTGA